The region AAGACATAAATAAATACCGTTCGAAAAAAACCGCAGTACTTTTTCTGGTTGACAGCCAAGCTGTTTTCTGGAATAATGAACTTAATCAAATAACAGGTACCTTTAAATCAGCCCAGAGAGACTGACAAGGAAGCGGATAAAAATAGAAAAAAAGTATGTACAAGTGCAGCTGTACGACTATTTTCTGTATTTGAAAAGAGGCTGATTGTCAGGTGTAATCTGATAATCAGCCTCTTTTTTTGTGCTTTTTGGTACCCCATAGAAATGGGAGGAAATAACATGAAGAAAACCGATACAGAATTTTCGTTACAAACGGTACCGCAATCGAACCGTAATTCTTTTGCAAAAACAATGACAGTGATGTTGGGATTCACGTTCTTTTCAGCCAGCATGTTGGCAGGTGGGCAATTGGGGTTGAATCTGACATTCTCTCAATTTTTGCTTGTCGTTTTGCTCGGAAATTTGGCACTTTGTCTTTATACCGGTGCACTGGCGCATATTGCGGCTAAAATGGGTTTGTCTACTCACTTGCTGGCCAAGTATTCATTTGGTGAAAAAGGTTCGTACTTACCATCTTTCTTATTGGGCTTTACGCAAGTCGGCTGGTTCGGAGTTGGCGTGGCAATGTTTGCCGTTCCCATCGCAAAAGAAATGGGTTGGAATAGTTATTTACTGATTTTCGTCTTTGGGATCGCGATTACATTGGCTTCTCTTTACGGAATGAAATCACTGGTGATCTTAAGTTTTATTGCTGTTCCTCTGATTGCCCTATTAGGAAGTTATTCCGCCATTGAAGCAACCACAGTCATGGGTGGTTTGACAGCATTATTCGACTACGAGCCAAAAACGAGTCTAACGATTTCGGCTGCTTTAACGATTTGTATCGGTTCATTTATCAGCGGCGGAACATTGACAGCCGACTTTGCCCGCTTTGCAAAAACATCGCGTTCTGCTGTCGGAGCTACTTCTACCGCTTTCTTCTTAGGCAATTCGCTGATGTTCCTATTCGGAGCAGTAGGAGCAATGGTTTACGGGCTTTCAGATATCTCAGAAGTCTTGTTCTTGCAAGGGCTGACGATACCAGCAATTTTAGTATTGGCACTGAATATTTGGACCACCAATGATAATGCACTTTACGCTTCTGGTTTAGGATTTGCCAATATTACAAAAATCTCTAAAAAGTTCTGGGTTCTTGTGAACGGAATCGTTGGAACCGTGTTGGCTATGTGGATGTACACTAATTTTGTCGGCTTCTTGAACTTGCTGAGTGCTGCGATTCCTTCAATTGGAGCAATCATTATTGCCGACTACTTTTTTGTGAAACGCCGCAACTATGCCA is a window of Carnobacterium mobile DSM 4848 DNA encoding:
- the codB gene encoding cytosine permease, with product MKKTDTEFSLQTVPQSNRNSFAKTMTVMLGFTFFSASMLAGGQLGLNLTFSQFLLVVLLGNLALCLYTGALAHIAAKMGLSTHLLAKYSFGEKGSYLPSFLLGFTQVGWFGVGVAMFAVPIAKEMGWNSYLLIFVFGIAITLASLYGMKSLVILSFIAVPLIALLGSYSAIEATTVMGGLTALFDYEPKTSLTISAALTICIGSFISGGTLTADFARFAKTSRSAVGATSTAFFLGNSLMFLFGAVGAMVYGLSDISEVLFLQGLTIPAILVLALNIWTTNDNALYASGLGFANITKISKKFWVLVNGIVGTVLAMWMYTNFVGFLNLLSAAIPSIGAIIIADYFFVKRRNYAKFEEATFVPVNWTALLAWVIGVALAQFAPGISPLNALVGTAVVYTGLMKLPLTKIMAPFEKTTEGSVE